In Kordiimonas sp. SCSIO 12610, the sequence GAAAGTCGCTGAACTGGGGGCCGTAAAATTATTTGATTCTTCAGAAATCTCTGGTGAAATTATTGATGTTCTGGTTGTCAGAAATAAATACATCGAACAATACCCAAACCGAGTTGTTGATTTAATTGTCGGTTGGATTAAAACACTAAACTACATCAATTCTCTAAAATCTAGTGATGATCTTCCTATTGGCGCGATGAACAGAGAAGATTATGTGGCGGCGAAAAATGGCGTCAAAATTTGGAGTCCGACTGATAACATAAATGCCTTTGAAAACAATCATTCAAGCATACAGTCTATCATCGATATAAATATTCAGCACGGTATTGATTTAGGCTTTGTTCGTGAAGGGGTAAAACCTCCGTCGATCCGGGGAGATTTCCTGACCACCGCATTAAAGCGACTGGGATCGGATTAACCATATGCTTAAGAATCTCGCTCTTAAAACCCTGATACCGATCCTCTTCCTTATTAGCGGGCTAATTCTGATTTTCGCATTCTATATAATCGTTATCCCCGCTGCTAAAAAAGAGACTTACGAATTTGCTGAAAAACAATCTCGATTATTGATGCAATCGCACCAAGGTCGATTAGATACGTTGCTTAGTAGCGGAAATGAAACCAGAATTGGTTATGATATCTTTTTTGCAGCAGCTGATGAACGCATAAAAATGATATTGGTTATCGATGAAAAAAATACCATTCAATATGCCCACCGCTCAAGATTAGTTGGAGAGACTATTGATAATATTGGCATTGCATTCTCTAGAGACTTAATCGATACAACGACAAAGTATGGCACTATCTCGGTTGATAGAGTAACCGATCAATCAGACCTAATTGCCGCCTATGCTGGTTTAACCTTTGTTACACCTGACAATACAATAAACCGCTGGACACTGATCATTGTTGAAGACTATGGAACGGTCTTGGATCATATTACGTCTATTGTTACCTTCCCATCTGAACTCTTGGCAACATTCTTCATCATTATCGGCACTGGCCTCGTTGCAATATTAGGTTTAAGACTTAGAAAAAGACTAACACCACTGCTGGACAGTGCGGCAGCTATTGCAAATGGCAATACAAATGTTCGAAGCAACCTGAGTGGTCAAGATGAGTTCGCTGAACTCAGCATGGCATTTGACCACATGGCAGAACAGTTCGAAAATCAACAGAAACAATTAAAAATAGCAAAAGACACAGCCGAAAAAGCAAATCGTACTAAAACCTTGTTCCTCGCTGGCATTAGTCACGAGATACGAACACCGCTTACAAATATCATTGGCTTTTTGGAACTCATAGACCAACCCACAACCAATGCCGATGACATCAAACTATTCTCGCAATCTGCTAAGGTGTCGGCGGACACGCTTCTCGGTTTAATCGAAGATATCATGCAGTTTTCCAAGTTGGATTCTGGTGAAATAATACCAATAAACGAACCTTTCTGCTTAAATCTTCTGGTTCAAACAATTGTAGAACCATACACCCAACAACTCAGTGAAAACTTTTTGGATATCCGGATTGAGAGCGAATCTGATGAACCCATTTGGATAGAAAGCGATTACAGAATTATCCGTCAAATTTTGATGAATTTACTCAGTAACGCAATTAAATTTACATTGAATGGCACCATCACCGTAGGCTTGGGGATAAGAGACAAATCTGAACATAATTCAATTGCGACAATTTGGGTTGAAGACAGCGGTATAGGCATGAAGCCATCATTACGTTCAGAAATTGAGGATTTCCTGAACAGGCCCCAAGACAAACAATATGAAGATGCATTGGGCTTGGGCGTTTCAATATGCAAGCAACTGAGTTCACTATTGAATGGGCAGTGGACCATTGAGTCTATCGAGGGTGAAGGAAGTAAATTCACTCTAGAAATAGAAACAACCAAAGCAGCCCCTCAAACGGAGCTATCCTTTAAAGACATCAATATTCATCAACAAAACCAACTTAACATTCTAATTGTTGACGATCACACAGTGAACCGCCTGCTGATCCAAAGTATCGTCGAAAAATGGGGGCATTCTGTTACTTGCGTCGATAGCGGACCAGAAGCTATTGAAGCCGTAAAAGCGACTTTAATTTACCCTGACAAACCCTTCTTTGATGTTTGCTTGCTTGATATCAATATGCCAAACATGAACGGGTATGAAACGATCCAAAACATTCGAACTTTATCAGAGAAAACAGCACGTTTACCAAGTATCGCCATCACAGCCAACGTCAGCGAACAAGATCGCACAGAATGTTTAAAGCATGAAATTGAAGGATTTGTTCCCAAACCGATTGACACAGAAAACCTCGCTGCGGAGCTTTTCCGTGTCACACATATTTTGGAAACCAATTCGAAGAGGCAATAAAGTGCTTACTTTTTAAGGGCTTCCACACCCGGTAGTTCACGGCCTTCCATCCACTCAAGGAATGCACCACCTGCCGTAGAGATATGGGTAAAGCTGTCTTTTGCCCCTGCATGCGCAAGAGCGGCTACTGTATCACCGCCACCAGCAACACTAAGAAGCGAGCCTTCATCAGTTAGGTATGCTGCTTTTTGCGCCAGTGCCACGGTCGCCCGGTCAAAAGGTTCCATTTCAAAGGCACCCATTGGGCCGTTCCACACAAGCGTGTTTGCATTTTCCAAAACGTCACAGAGAGCGGTTACAGTTTCGGGGCCTGCATCCAATATCATTTCATCTGAAGCTACATCATCAGCCGTAATGGTGCGATTTTCTGCATTTGCTTTAAACTCTTTAGCGACGACGACATCACTCGGCAGATGTACCTGACATCCTGCTTTTTCTGCACTCGCGAGGATAGCAAGCGCCGTGTCTTTAAGGTCATTTTCACAGAGGCTTGCACCAACATCAACACCCCCAGCATAAAGGAAGGTGTTCGCCATGCCGCCCCCAATAATTAGGTGATCTACTTTCGCGACGAGGTTTTCAAGCACTGCAAGTTTTGAAGAAACCTTAGCACCACCTACAACAGCAACAACCGGTGATTTCGGATTGCCGAGAGCGTTATCCAGAGCCTCAAGTTCAGCCCCCATTGTTTCACCGGCGGCTGCGGGCAGTAGTTTTGCAATCGCCTCTGTGGATGCATGAGCGCGGTGCGCACATGAAAAGGCATCGTTAATATAAACATCACCCAACGCTGCATAGCGCTTGGCAAGTTCGGCATCATTCTTTTCTTCACCTGCTTCAAAACGCGTGTTTTCCATCACAACAACATTCGTCCCAGGCAATTCACTACCCAATTCTGCAAAAGCCACATCACAGCCCAAAACATCAGCTAGTGCCGGCACTACGGGTTTCAGTGACATTTCGGATACTTTTTGTCCTTTGGGTCGACCGAAGTGCGCGAGTAAAACACATTTACCGCCGGCCTTCAGCACTGCCTCAACAGTCGGCTTCACGGCTTGAAGGCGCGTATCATCGGTTACAACACCATCTTGCATTGGAACGTTTAAATCCACACGGACTACTGCACGTTTACCCGTCAAATCACCAAAGTCAGAAATTCGATTAAATGCCATTTTTCTTCTCTTAATAAGATCAATATAAAAAAGGCGGCTATAAAGCCGCCTGATTTCAAATTCTATATTCCTTAACCAAGGCTCGCCATCTTAACCGCTGTATCAGACATACGGTTTGAGAAGCCCCATTCGTTATCGTACCACGTGAGGATACGTACAAAACGGCCATCAATAACTTTTGTTTGGCTTGCATCAAACGTTGAGCTGTTCGGGTTATGGTTAAAGTCGATAGAAACCGCTGGCATATCTTCATATCCTAGAACACCTTTAAGACGGCCTTCCGCAGCTTCTTTGATCGCAGCATTGATTTCTTCCGCCGTTGTATCGCGGCCTGCATCAAACTTAAGATCAACCATAGAAACATTTGGTGTTGGTACGCGAACCGCTGAGCCATCAAGCTTGCCTGCAAGCTCAGGAAGCACAAGACCTACAGCTTTAGCTGCACCAGTGGATGTAGGGATCATTGAAAGCGCTGCTGCACGAGCACGGCGCGGGTCACTATGAAGTGTATCAAGAACTGGCTGATCACCTGTATATGCATGAACAGTTGTCATGTAACCACGCTCAATACCAACAAGTCCGTCAAGAACCTGAGCAACCGGCGCTAAGCAGTTAGTCGTGCACGACGCGTTAGAAACAATAATGTCATCAGCTGTTAGTTCATCGCTATTCACACCGTACACAACTGTACGGTCAACGTCTGTACCAGGTGCTGAGATCAAGACTTTCTTGGCACCGGCCTCAAGGTGTTTTGCCGCTGCATCACGCTTAGTGAAAATGCCGGTACATTCCATTGCAACATCAACATTCTCTTCACCCCATGGAAGAGCCGCAGGGTCGCGCTCAGCGGTTACACGAATGCGATCGCCATTTACGATGATAGCACCGTCTTCAACACTCACTTCACCAGGGAATGGGCCATGGACACTATCGCGCTTCAAAAGGTATGCGTTCATTTCAGCGTCACCAAGGTC encodes:
- a CDS encoding response regulator, which produces MLKNLALKTLIPILFLISGLILIFAFYIIVIPAAKKETYEFAEKQSRLLMQSHQGRLDTLLSSGNETRIGYDIFFAAADERIKMILVIDEKNTIQYAHRSRLVGETIDNIGIAFSRDLIDTTTKYGTISVDRVTDQSDLIAAYAGLTFVTPDNTINRWTLIIVEDYGTVLDHITSIVTFPSELLATFFIIIGTGLVAILGLRLRKRLTPLLDSAAAIANGNTNVRSNLSGQDEFAELSMAFDHMAEQFENQQKQLKIAKDTAEKANRTKTLFLAGISHEIRTPLTNIIGFLELIDQPTTNADDIKLFSQSAKVSADTLLGLIEDIMQFSKLDSGEIIPINEPFCLNLLVQTIVEPYTQQLSENFLDIRIESESDEPIWIESDYRIIRQILMNLLSNAIKFTLNGTITVGLGIRDKSEHNSIATIWVEDSGIGMKPSLRSEIEDFLNRPQDKQYEDALGLGVSICKQLSSLLNGQWTIESIEGEGSKFTLEIETTKAAPQTELSFKDINIHQQNQLNILIVDDHTVNRLLIQSIVEKWGHSVTCVDSGPEAIEAVKATLIYPDKPFFDVCLLDINMPNMNGYETIQNIRTLSEKTARLPSIAITANVSEQDRTECLKHEIEGFVPKPIDTENLAAELFRVTHILETNSKRQ
- the pgk gene encoding phosphoglycerate kinase; the encoded protein is MAFNRISDFGDLTGKRAVVRVDLNVPMQDGVVTDDTRLQAVKPTVEAVLKAGGKCVLLAHFGRPKGQKVSEMSLKPVVPALADVLGCDVAFAELGSELPGTNVVVMENTRFEAGEEKNDAELAKRYAALGDVYINDAFSCAHRAHASTEAIAKLLPAAAGETMGAELEALDNALGNPKSPVVAVVGGAKVSSKLAVLENLVAKVDHLIIGGGMANTFLYAGGVDVGASLCENDLKDTALAILASAEKAGCQVHLPSDVVVAKEFKANAENRTITADDVASDEMILDAGPETVTALCDVLENANTLVWNGPMGAFEMEPFDRATVALAQKAAYLTDEGSLLSVAGGGDTVAALAHAGAKDSFTHISTAGGAFLEWMEGRELPGVEALKK
- the gap gene encoding type I glyceraldehyde-3-phosphate dehydrogenase → MTVRVSINGFGRIGRNVLRAIYESGRTDIKVVALNDLGDAEMNAYLLKRDSVHGPFPGEVSVEDGAIIVNGDRIRVTAERDPAALPWGEENVDVAMECTGIFTKRDAAAKHLEAGAKKVLISAPGTDVDRTVVYGVNSDELTADDIIVSNASCTTNCLAPVAQVLDGLVGIERGYMTTVHAYTGDQPVLDTLHSDPRRARAAALSMIPTSTGAAKAVGLVLPELAGKLDGSAVRVPTPNVSMVDLKFDAGRDTTAEEINAAIKEAAEGRLKGVLGYEDMPAVSIDFNHNPNSSTFDASQTKVIDGRFVRILTWYDNEWGFSNRMSDTAVKMASLG